CATCGGCATCAAAGCCGCCAACAAGGCCAGCGGCTTCAAGATCTTCGAGTCGATGAACGACCGCGGCGCCCGTCTCACCTCCGCCGACCTCGTCAGGAGCTTCCTCATCTCCCAGGTCGGCGCTCATCAGGACGAGCTCAACGAGCGCTGGCGCAAAATGCTGGCCCGGGTGACGACCGACCGGGAGGACGCCAACGCGCCGAAGGAGTTCCTCAAGGCAGCACTGATCGCTCACTACGCCTCCATGGGCGAGCAGAACAGCGCCGACATGCGCGAGATCGACGAGGCGCTCAACATCTGGGTGCGCAAGTGGGCGGAAGCTCGCATCGGCCTGAAGACCAGCGAGGACTACTTCACCTTCGTCGACGACCTCATCTATGAGCCATTTTCATCCTGGGTAGGGCGGGTTCTCGATCTTGTGCAGAACAAGGATGGCCTGCACGATCGCGGTGGCCCGGTGCGGAC
Above is a genomic segment from Actinoplanes ianthinogenes containing:
- a CDS encoding DUF262 domain-containing protein, producing the protein MSAFDDYWQDGRPRWQRAEPEQFFLGPFVYVEESRGVRFVVDGQQRFTTLHLIFIHLRRIAQSYNKPAIVDKLNRVIGEFHGNRLRFRIDIDERREFLTRLYDGVRFELEAGAPISVRNMSFRSDLIKEKLDQQLTAETCAPFVFWLLDHAVPIGIKAANKASGFKIFESMNDRGARLTSADLVRSFLISQVGAHQDELNERWRKMLARVTTDREDANAPKEFLKAALIAHYASMGEQNSADMREIDEALNIWVRKWAEARIGLKTSEDYFTFVDDLIYEPFSSWVGRVLDLVQNKDGLHDRGGPVRTAA